The following DNA comes from Deltaproteobacteria bacterium.
GAAAAAGGGGCTTTCGAGCACACCTTTGGGAACGGCCGCGTCAGGCGGCAGGCGGTGGATGTTGAACGTTTCCTTTAAAAGGGTGAATGGTATCGGGGTCATCCGCCTCCCTTAGACGTTAGGGACGTTGATAAATATATAAATAACTTCCCCATTAAAGAAATATTTTGTCAACGCATATTTCTTTTCCCAATTGTCCGGGGGTCGAAAGCGTGCCGGCAGCGGGGGCAATACAGTTCGGAGTCGTCGATGCGGCAGCGCATCCGCTTCAAGGGTTGGCCGCAATTGGGGCAATGAATTGCGGACTCGTCAACGGCATTGACCGGGTTCGTCTCCTGTTCGCTCATAGCATTCGACCTTTTTTATTTTAGGGAACCATTATTTCCATTTACTTTCAAATGGATTGAACACTCCCCGCAGCAAGCTGCAGGGAATGCGCTCGCTATCTCGGTTCAAATAGCGGCAACCCCTCGTTTGGCAGGGGCAGGCTCTCGACAATCGCTCAGATTAGGTGAAAATTCCCCGCCTCACACGACCTCTTCTTTCGCATACACGTTGGCGATGCAGCACAGAAAGGTGACCGGTTCCTCCCCGACATTCTTCATCCCGTGGGGTTCCATGCTGGGAATGTAGATGAAATCGCCGGGACCGGTGAGGCAGGTCTCGAGCTTCTCTTCCGTCTCCATGTCGTACCGGTAGCACTCGCAGCGGCCGCCCAGAATGTACATGGTCTGGTGGTAGAAATGGTTGTGCACGGGAATCTCACCGCCGGGCTGAATGGTAAAGTAGCGCAGACCGTACTCCGGGTACCCGGTGCCGTCGTCGCCGCATTTGGACAGCCAGCGGATGCTGGTGCCGATCACGTCCCGCGGCCGCCCCTTGAAGGGAAATTTTTCGATGCTCACGTCTTCCTTGTCCTTGAAATTGGCCACTTCCATGCAAGAACCTCCTTTGTTTGGATCTTCCGTGGGACCAGGGTAGCTCGTAGCTCATAGCTGATAGCAGATAGCATGCCATGAGCTGTGACCTGTGAGCTACGAGCTATGATCTATGACCTATGAGCTTTTTCCCTTGACCCCTGGGATCCTTGAACCCTATTTTAGGGCAGGTTAAGCGCCTCTTATTGATACGCTCAGTTTAGGTGAAAATAACCATACAACAGTAATGAACAGACCAAAAGGACTGCCAATGAACAGCAGTGATCTCCAGCAGTTTATCGACCGTCACAATGTAAACGCCGCCATTATCAGGCTGGAATCCCACACCCCCACGGTCGGCGACGCCGCCCGCGCCCTCGGCGTGGCAACCGACCAGATCATCAAGTCGCTGGTTTTCCACGTGAACGGCAGCCCCCTGCTGGTGATCAACAACGGGCTGGCGCGCGTGGACCGCAGGAAACTGGCGGCCTACCTGGGCGTGGGCCGCAAAAAGGTCAAGTTCGCCGCCCCGGATCAGGCCCTCGACATCAGCGGGTACATCGTCGGCAGCATGCCCCCCTTCGGTCACAAGGAAAAAATGCGCACCCTCGTCGACACGGCCGTAACCGGCCTCACGACGCTGTACGGGGGCGGCGGCGACATCAACGCCATGATGCGCATGACGCCGGATGAGCTCACCGCGGTTACCCAGGCAGAGATTGCCGATCTATCAGAATAACCACAAAGTCGCATAAACAATAGGGCAAACAACGAATAACAAT
Coding sequences within:
- a CDS encoding cupin domain-containing protein, whose translation is MEVANFKDKEDVSIEKFPFKGRPRDVIGTSIRWLSKCGDDGTGYPEYGLRYFTIQPGGEIPVHNHFYHQTMYILGGRCECYRYDMETEEKLETCLTGPGDFIYIPSMEPHGMKNVGEEPVTFLCCIANVYAKEEVV
- a CDS encoding YbaK/EbsC family protein, with protein sequence MNSSDLQQFIDRHNVNAAIIRLESHTPTVGDAARALGVATDQIIKSLVFHVNGSPLLVINNGLARVDRRKLAAYLGVGRKKVKFAAPDQALDISGYIVGSMPPFGHKEKMRTLVDTAVTGLTTLYGGGGDINAMMRMTPDELTAVTQAEIADLSE